In Cynocephalus volans isolate mCynVol1 chromosome 3, mCynVol1.pri, whole genome shotgun sequence, one DNA window encodes the following:
- the RPL36AL gene encoding ribosomal protein eL42-like encodes MVNVPKTRRTFCKKCGKHQPHKVTQYKKGKDSLYAQGKRRYDRKQSGYGGQTKPIFRKKAKTTKKIVLRLECVEPNCRSKRMLAIKRCKHFELGGDKKRKGQVIQF; translated from the coding sequence ATGGTCAATGTACCTAAAACCCGAAGAACTTTCTGTAAGAAGTGTGGCAAGCATCAGCCTCACAAAGTGACCCAGTATAAGAAGGGCAAGGATTCCCTGTATGCCCAGGGAAAGAGGCGCTACGACCGGAAGCAAAGTGGCTATGGTGGGCAGACGAAGCCAATTTTCCGGAAGAAAGCTAAAACCACGAAGAAGATTGTGCTAAGGCTCGAATGTGTTGAACCTAACTGCAGGTCCAAGAGGATGCTGGCCATTAAGCGATGCAAGCATTTTGAACTGGGAGGAGATAAGAAGAGAAAGGGCCAAGTGATCCAGTTCTAA